One Setaria viridis chromosome 3, Setaria_viridis_v4.0, whole genome shotgun sequence DNA window includes the following coding sequences:
- the LOC117847606 gene encoding uncharacterized protein, which translates to MAVSSISCALKPPAPVKEASARLQPSPPATNTPWSGGLRRACAAAAACVVIGTAGGGDAALARGGATVVPRAAGDVVAAVDARAPPRWSDRRECPPWRANSLENIVPENLPRPSARRSFNSIKAPERGPALAPEAVAPFLEPHSGLGCFSL; encoded by the exons ATGGCGGTCTCCTCCATCAGCTGCGCGCTCAAGCCTCCAGCCCCCGTCAAAGAAGCAAGCGCTCGCCTGCAACCGTCGCCACCTGCCACGAATACGCCGTG GTCGGGCGGGCTGCGCCGGGCttgcgcggcggccgcggcgtgcgTCGTGATcgggacggcgggcggcggcgacgcggctcTCGCGCGGGGTGGCGCGACCGTCGTTCCCAGGGCCGCCGGCGATGTCGTGGCCGCCGTGgacgcgcgggcgccgccgcggtggaGCGACCGCAGGGAGTGCCCGCCGTGGCGCGCCAACTCGCTGGAGAACATCGTGCCGGAGAACCTGCCCCGCCCGTCGGCGCGCCGCAGCTTCAACAGCATCAAGGCGCCGGAGAGGGGCCCCGCCCTCGCGCCTGAGGCGGTGGCGCCCTTCCTGGAGCCGCACTCTGGCCTGGGCTGCTTCTCCCTCTAG
- the LOC117849010 gene encoding protein SLENDER RICE1-LIKE 2, producing the protein MGLIPFSWLPMEPAAAATFTGGIPPPFPAAADNGAAYCIDPTTLLASLLPPGRQPAVPAAAEAARRRQEEEEAAAIRLVHLLVTCTGAIQAGDYSAAHGNLAEARSILAVIATSTGMGRVATHFADALAQRLFPAYPNAAPPAPPHTATAEQYSHFYDAGPYLNFAYSTANQAILDAFEGCDRVHVVDFALMQGLQWPSLIHALSKREGGPPRLRITGIGPHPTGAGDELREVGIRLAEFARSLGVPFCFRGVCVDQLDGLSKWMLKIVPGEALAFNSIMQLHRLLVDPDADPAVPAPIDILLDLVTELQPRIFTVVEQEADHNRPPLLERFTNALFHYAAMFDSMVAAGNHAAGGSSTCSLAEAYLRSEIFDIVCGEGSARAERHELLGRWRERLARAGLTQVLFGPNEVRLATAQLISATSFSGDGYSILECAGSLALAWHDRPLYAATAWRAAGGGSAASAVAHDEWRDDGRRRARNGGRESYGFGNLAIV; encoded by the coding sequence ATGGGCCTCATCCCCTTCAGCTGGCTGCCCATggaacccgccgccgctgccacgtTCACCGGCGGCATTCCGCCACCGTTCCCCGCCGCAGCGGACAACGGCGCCGCGTACTGCATCGACCCGACGACCCTGCTTGCGTCCCTCCTGCCGCCCGGCAGGCAGCCTGCTGTCCcagccgccgcggaggcggcgaggcgtcgccaggaggaggaggaggccgcggccatCCGCCTGGTGCACCTCCTCGTCACCTGCACTGGCGCTATCCAGGCAGGCGACTACTCGGCCGCGCATGGCAACCTGGCCGAGGCGCGCTCGATCCTTGCGGTCATCGCGACCTCAACCGGGATGGGCCGTGTCGCGACTCACTTCGCCGACGCGCTCGCGCAGCGCCTCTTCCCGGCGTACCCGAACGCGGCGCCACCTGCTCCACCCCACACCGCGACGGCCGAGCAGTACAGCCACTTCTACGACGCGGGGCCCTACCTTAACTTCGCCTACTCCACGGCGAACCAGGCCATCCTCGACGCATTCGAGGGCTGCGACCGCGTGCACGTCGTCGACTTCGCCCTCATGCAGGGCCTCCAGTGGCCGTCGCTCATCCACGCCCTGTCCAAGCGCGAGGGAGGGCCACCGCGTCTCCGCATCACCGGCATTGGCCCACACCCAacgggcgccggcgacgagctccgCGAGGTGGGCATCCGCCTCGCCGAGTTCGCGCGCTCCCTTGGCGTCCCCTTCTGCTTCCGGGGCGTCTGCGTCGACCAGCTCGACGGGCTGAGCAAGTGGATGCTCAAGATCGTCCCCGGCGAGGCACTGGCCTTCAACTCCATCATGcagctccaccgcctcctcgtcgACCCGGACGCGGACCCGGCGGTGCCCGCGCCGATTGACATCCTCCTCGACCTCGTCACCGAGCTGCAGCCCAGGATCTTCACCGTCGTCGAGCAGGAGGCGGATCACAACAGGCCGCCACTGCTGGAGAGGTTCACCAACGCGCTCTTCCACTACGCGGCCATGTTCGACTCCATGGTGGCCGCGGGCaaccacgccgccggcggcagctcCACCTGCTCGCTCGCGGAGGCGTACCTCAGGAGCGAGATCTTCGACATCGTCTGCGGCGAGGGCAGCGCCCGCGCGGAGCGCCACGAGCTGCTGGGCCGCTGGAGGGAGAGGCTCGCCCGCGCGGGGCTGACCCAGGTGCTGTTCGGCCCGAACGAGGTCCGCCTGGCGACGGCGCAGCTGATCTCCGCGACGTCCTTCTCCGGCGACGGGTACAGCATCCTGGAGTGCGCCGGCAGCCTCGCGCTTGCGTGGCACGACCGCCCGCTGtacgcggcgacggcgtggcgcgcggcaggaggaggaagcgcCGCCAGCGCCGTGGCTCACGACGAGTGGCGCGACGACGGCCGCCGCAGGGCTAGGAACGGTGGCCGCGAGAGCTACGGCTTCGGAAACCTCGCGATTGTCTAG
- the LOC117847932 gene encoding pentatricopeptide repeat-containing protein At1g15510, chloroplastic produces the protein MPPPPTKPALNPPLLPLASLPSPRALPPTRLHRFSPEKRPRRLSSAAVSAAAPTSSSADPSAELRALCSHGQLAQALWLLESSAEPPDEDAYVALFRLCEWRRAVEPGLRACAHADDRHAWFGLRPGNAMLSMLIRFGETWHAWRVFAKMPERDVFSWNVMVGGYGKAGLLEEALDLYHRMMWAGVRPDVYTFPCVLRSCGGVPDWRMGREVHAHVLRFGFGGEVDVLNALMTMYAKCGDAVGARKVFDSMTVMDCISWNAMIAGHFENGECNTGLELFLTMLEEEVQPNLMTITSVTVASGLLTDVSFAMEMHGLAVKRGFATDVAFCNSLIQMYASLGMMGQARTVFSRMDTRDAMSWTAMISGYEKNGFPDKALEVYALMEVNNVSPDDITIASALAACACLGRLDVGVKLHELAESKGFMSYIVVANALLEMYAKSKHIDKAIEVFKCMPEKDVVSWSSMIAGFCFNHRNFEALYYFRHMLADLKPNSVTFIAALAACAATGALRSGKEIHAHVLRCGIGSEGYLPNALIDLYVKCGQTGYAWAQFCVHGAKDVVSWNIMLAGFVAHGHGDTALSFFNQMVKTGECPDEVTFVTLLCACSRGGMVNEGWELFHSMTEIYSVVPNLKHYACMVDLLSRAGQLTEAYNFINEMPITPDAAVWGALLNGCRIHRHVELGELAAKYVLELEPNDAGYHVLLCDIYADAGRWDKLSRVRKTMRDKGLDDDSGCSWVEVKGVVHAFLTGDESHPQIREINTVLEGIYERMKASGCAPVESHSPEDKEVSKDDIFCGHSERLAVAFGLINTAPGTPVSVTKNQYTCQSCHRILKMISNIVRRDIIVRDSKQLHHFKDGCCTCGDEGYG, from the coding sequence atgccgccgccgcccactaAGCCCGCGCTCAACCCACCACTCCTCCCGCTCGCCTCCCTTCCCTCGCCGCGCGCACTCCCGCCCACGCGCCTCCACCGCTTCTCCCCGGAGAAGCGCCCGCGACGTCTCAGCTCGGCCGccgtctcggcggcggcgcccacctcctcctccgcggacCCGAGCGCGGAGCTGCGAGCGCTCTGCTCCCATGGCCAGCTCGCGCAGGCGCTCTGGCTCCTCGAGTCCTCCGCGGAGCCGCCCGACGAGGACGCCTACGTCGCGCTGTTCCGCCTCTGCGAGTGGCGCCGCGCGGTGGAACCCGGGCTGCGCGCGTGCGCGCACGCGGACGACCGGCACGCGTGGTTCGGGCTTCGCCCCGGGAACGCCATGCTCAGCATGCTCATCAGGTTCGGGGAGACGTGGCACGCGTGGAGGGTGTTCGCCAAAATGCCCGAGCGGGACGTCTTCTCCTGGAACGTCATGGTGGGCGGGTACGGGAAGGCCGGGTTGCTGGAGGAGGCGCTGGACCTGTACCACAGGATGATGTGGGCAGGTGTGAGGCCGGACGTCTACACGTTCCCCTGCGTGCTGCGGAGTTGCGGTGGCGTCCCAGACTGGAGGATGGGGAGGGAGGTGCATGCACATGTTCTCCGGTTTGGTTTTGGGGGTGAGGTTGACGTCCTCAATGCACTCATGACCATGTATGCCAAATGTGGGGATGCCGTGGGTGCACGTAAGGTGTTTGACAGTATGACCGTGATGGACTGTATCTCATGGAATGCGATGATTGCTGGGCATTTTGAGAATGGTGAGTGCAACACAGGGTTGGAATTGTTTCTTaccatgctggaggaggaggtgcagcCTAACCTTATGACGATAACCAGTGTGACTGTTGCATCAGGTTTGTTAACTGACGTAAGTTTTGCAATGGAAATGCATGGGCTTGCAGTGAAGAGGGGTTTTGCCACTGATGTTGCATTTTGTAACTCTTTGATTCAAATGTATGCTAGTCTTGGGATGATGGGGCAAGCAAGAACAGTGTTCTCAAGAATGGACACTAGAGATGCCATGTCATGGACAGCTATGATATCTGGGTACGAGAAAAACGGCTTCCCAGATAAAGCTCTTGAAGTGTATGCACTGATGGAAGTGAATAATGTAAGTCCTGATGATATTACTATTGCAAGTGCCCTTGCTGCTTGTGCTTGCTTGGGGCGTTTGGATGTTGGTGTCAAGTTGCATGAGCTTGCTGAGAGCAAGGGATTCATGAGCTACATCGTAGTTGCAAATGCACTCCTTGAAATGTATGCAAAGTCCAAGCACATTGATAAGGCTATTGAAGTTTTTAAGTGCATGCCTGAGAAGGATGTAGTATCATGGAGTTCAATGATTGCAGGATTTTGCTTCAACCATAGGAACTTTGAGGCTCTTTACTATTTCAGGCATATGCTGGCAGATTTAAAGCCCAATTCTGTCACTTTTATAGCTGCTCTTGCTGCTTGTGCTGCTACTGGGGCTTTGAGGAGTGGTAAGGAGATCCATGCACATGTTTTAAGGTGTGGTATTGGATCTGAAGGTTATTTACCCAATGCACTTATCGACTTGTATGTAAAATGTGGCCAGACAGGCTATGCTTGGGCACAGTTCTGTGTGCATGGTGCAAAGGATGTTGTGTCCTGGAATATCATGCTTGCTGGTTTTGTAGCTCATGGGCATGGGGATACTGCTTTATCGTTCTTCAATCAAATGGTGAAAACTGGAGAGTGTCCAGATGAAGTTACGTTTGTTACTCTGTTATGTGCTTGTAGTAGGGGTGGAATGGTCAATGAAGGTTGGGAGCTTTTTCACAGCATGACCGAGATATACTCTGTTGTTCCAAATCTCAAGCACTATGCATGCATGGTGGATCTACTAAGTCGTGCTGGGCAACTTACAGAAGCTTACAACTTTATAAATGAAATGCCTATCACACCAGATGCTGCTGTTTGGGGAGCCTTGCTAAATGGATGCCGGATACACCGGCATGTTGAACTTGGGGAGCTTGCTGCAAAATATGTTCTTGAATTGGAGCCTAATGATGCTGGATATCATGTTCTTTTGTGTGATATATATGCTGATGCTGGTAGATGGGATAAATTGTCTAGGGTAAGAAAAACCATGCGGGATAAGGGATTGGATGATGATTCTGGATGTAGCTGGGTTGAGGTTAAAGGAGTGGTCCATGCATTTCTTACGGGTGATGAATCACATCCACAGATCAGAGAAATAAATACTGTTCTTGAAGGAATATATGAGCGGATGAAAGCATCTGGTTGTGCTCCTGTTGAATCTCATTCTCCAGAAGATAAAGAAGTATCCAAGGATGACATCTTTTGTGGTCACAGCGAAAGACTTGCTGTTGCTTTTGGTTTGATCAATACTGCACCTGGCACCCCAGTTTCTGTTACCAAAAACCAGTACACATGCCAGAGTTGTCACAGGATATTGAAGATGATTTCTAACATTGTACGAAGAGATATAATTGTTAGGGACAGTAAGCAACTCCACCATTTTAAGGATGGATGTTGTACATGTGGAGATGAAGGTTATGGGTGA
- the LOC117847934 gene encoding uncharacterized protein, with product MASSPAATATAKPIALPPAPIRGGGCCFWAASPSPVAAARLRVSASAASSDVPDFLSSNWLETRKRKPFGPRLNFSAEEAVEYQLESLKYNDQHRQDYGIEVMYRFAGFDPFERSTYFGRQFDLGQFERFRRLFHHSAYRVLLGHKERKILSSLWVEENQFKQRVWVQGARPEEEEIFQFTMVQRVGGLWDGYWLTESLINDGDAFSGGIAY from the exons ATGGCATCGTCCCCTGCTGCGACCGCGACCGCGAAGCCGATCGCTCTCCCGCCGGCGCCaatccgcggcggcggctgctgttTCTGGGCGGCCAGTCCGAGccccgtcgcggcggcgcggctcagggtctccgcctccgccgcctcgtcggACGTGCCGGATTTCCTCTCGTCCAATTG GCTTGAAACACGAAAGAGAAAGCCCTTCGGTCCCAGGTTGAAT TTTAGTGCAGAAGAAGCAGTGGAATACCAACTTGAGTCCTTAAAATACAATGATCAACACCGCCAAGATTATGGGATAGAGGTCATGTACCGG TTTGCAGGCTTCGACCCCTTTGAAAGGTCGACTTACTTTGGACGGCAGTTTGATCTTGGACAG TTTGAACGCTTCCGGCGCTTGTTTCACCATTCAGCTTACAGAGTGCTGCTAGGccacaaagaaagaaagatattAAGCAGCTTATGGGTTGAAGAG AACCAATTTAAACAAAGAGTTTGGGTACAAGGAGCCCgtccggaggaagaagaaatatTTCAATTTACAATGGTTCAG AGAGTCGGAGGCTTATGGGATGGTTACTGGCTAACTGAGAGCTTAATCAATGATGGAGATGCATTCTCAGGTGGTATTGCTTACTGA
- the LOC117847933 gene encoding 3-ketoacyl-CoA synthase 11: protein MDEARTEQAPLLQRQTTTTTTSATATSSGGGMPDFKQSVKLKYVKLGYHHLITHGAYLLLAPLPGLVAAHLSTFTLRDLADLWQSLQYNLVFVVVCSTLLVIVATAYVLTRPRPVYLVDFACYKPDDERKCSRARFMNCTEKLGTFTPENIEFQRKIIERSGLGEDTYLPEAVLNIPPNPSMANARREAEMVMFGALDELFAKTGVRPKDIGVLVVNCSLFNPTPSLSAMVINHYKLRGNIASYNLGGMGCSAGLISIDLARDLLQSHPNTYAVVISMENITLNWYFGNDRSMLVSNCLFRMGGAAILLSNRGSARRRSKYQLVHTVRTHKGADDRCFGCVTQREDAGAGKVGVSLSKDLMAVAGDALKTNITTLGPLVLPMSEQLLFFATLVARRVLKRKVKPYIPDFKLAFEHFCIHAGGRAVLDELEKNLKLSDWHMEPSRMTLHRFGNTSSSSLWYELAYTEAKGRIKKGDRTWQIAFGSGFKCNSAVWKALRSVNPAKEKGFRNPWMEDVDRYPVPVPKVSAI from the coding sequence ATGGACGAGGCGAGAACAGAGCAGGCGCCGCTGCTGCAGAGGCAGACGACGACCACGACGACATCAGCAACGGCGacgtcgagcggcggcggcatgccgGACTTCAAGCAGTCGGTGAAGCTCAAGTACGTGAAGCTGGGGTACCACCACCTCATCACCCACGGCGCGTACCTGCTGCTGGCGCCGCTGCCGGGTCTCGTGGCGGCGCACCTCTCCACCTTCACGCTGCGGGACCTGGCGGACCTGTGGCAGAGCCTGCAGTACAACCTGGTGTTCGTGGTGGTCTGCTCCACGCTGCTCGTCATCGTGGCCACCGCGTACGTGCTGACGCGGCCGCGGCCCGTGTACCTGGTGGACTTCGCGTGCTACAAGCCCGACGACGAGCGCAAGTGCAGCCGCGCCCGCTTCATGAACTGCACCGAGAAGCTGGGCACCTTCACGCCGGAGAACATCGAGTTCCAGCGCAAGATCATCGAGCGCTCGGGGCTCGGTGAGGACACGTACCTCCCGGAGGCCGTGCTCAACATCCCGCCCAACCCGTCCATGGCCAACGcgcggagggaggcggagatggTCATGTTCGGCGCGCTGGACGAGCTGTTCGCCAAGACGGGCGTCCGGCCCAAGGACATCGGCGTCCTGGTGGTGAACTGCAGCCTCTTCAACCCGACGCCGTCGCTGTCCGCCATGGTCATCAACCACTACAAGCTCCGGGGCAACATCGCCAGCTACAACCTCGGCGGCATGGGCTGCAGCGCGGGGCTCATCTCCATCGACCTCGCCAGGGACCTGCTGCAGTCGCACCCAAACACATACGCCGTAGTCATCAGCATGGAGAACATCACGCTCAACTGGTACTTCGGCAACGACCGCTCCATGCTCGTCTCCAACTGCCTCTTCCGCATGGGCGGCGCGGCTATCCTGCTCTCCAACCGCGGCTCGGCGCGGCGCCGCTCCAAGTACCAGCTCGTGCACACGGTGCGCACCCACAAGGGCGCCGACGACCGGTGCTTCGGCTGCGTGACGCAGCgcgaggacgccggcgccggcaaggTGGGAGTGTCGCTGTCCAAGGACCTGATGGCCGTGGCCGGGGACGCGCTCAAGACGAACATCACCACGCTGGGCCCGCTGGTGCTGCCCATGTCGGAGCAGCTGCTCTTCTTCGCCACGCTCGTCGCGCGAAGGGTCCTCAAGCGCAAGGTCAAGCCCTACATCCCCGACTTCAAGCTGGCGTTCGAGCACTTCTGCatccacgccggcggccgcgccgtgcTGGACGAGCTGGAGAAGAACCTCAAGCTGTCGGACTGGCACATGGAGCCCTCCAGGATGACGCTGCACCGCTTCGGCaacacgtccagcagctcgctCTGGTACGAGCTCGCCTACACCGAGGCCAAGGGCCGGATCAAGAAGGGCGACCGCACCTGGCAGATCGCCTTCGGGTCAGGGTTCAAGTGCAACAGCGCCGTGTGGAAGGCGCTCCGCTCGGTGAACCCGGCCAAGGAGAAGGGCTTCAGGAACCCCTGGATGGAGGACGTGGACAGGTACCCTGTGCCTGTCCCCAAGGTCTCGGCCATCTGA
- the LOC117848190 gene encoding GTP-binding nuclear protein Ran-2: MALPNQGTVDYPSFKLVIVGDGGTGKTTFVKRHLTGEFEKKYEPTIGVEVHPLDFTTNCGKIRFYCWDTAGQEKFGGLRDGYYIHGQCAIIMFDVTSRLTYKNVPTWHRDLCRVCENIPIVLCGNKVDVKNRQVKAKQVTFHRKKNLQYYEISAKSNYNFEKPFLYLARKLAGDPNLHFVEAVALKPPEVTIDMAMQQQHEAELAAAAAQPLPDDDDDLIE, translated from the exons ATG GCGCTGCCGAATCAGGGGACTGTGGATTACCCCAGCTTCAAGCTCGTCATCGTCGGCGATGGCGGAACGG GTAAAACCACATTTGTAAAGAGGCATCTCACCGGAGAGTTTGAGAAGAAATACGAAC CAACCATTGGTGTCGAAGTTCATCCTTTGGATTTCACCACTAACTGCGGTAAGATCCGTTTCTACTGCTGGGACACGGCTGGGCAAGAGAAGTTTGGTGGCCTCAGGGATGGATACTA TATCCATGGCCAGTGTGCGATTATAATGTTTGATGTAACCTCAAGGTTGACTTACAAGAATGTTCCTACATGGCATAGGGACCTGTGCAG GGTGTGTGAAAACATCCCCATTGTCCTGTGCGGTAACAAGGTTGATGTGAAGAACAGGCAGGTCAAGGCCAAGCAGGTCACCTTCCACAGGAAGAAGAACCTGCAGTACTATGAGATTTCTGCCAAGAGCAACTATAACTTTGAGAAGCCTTTCCTTTACCTTGCAAGGAAGTTGGCTGG CGATCCCAACCTCCACTTTGTTGAAGCCGTTGCTCTTAAGCCTCCGGAAGTTACCATTGATATGGCTATGCAGCAACA GCATGAAGCTGAGCTTGCTGCAGCGGCCGCACAACCTCTTCCTGATGACGATGACGATCTGATTGAGTAG
- the LOC117848189 gene encoding malate dehydrogenase, mitochondrial codes for MRSALLKSTSELLRRSRRGYASSANPERKVAVLGAAGGIGQPLSLLMKLNPLVSSLSLYDIAGTPGVAADVSHINSPAFVKGFMGDDQLGEALEGSDVVIIPAGVPRKPGMTRDDLFNINAGIVKALCTAIAKHCPNALVNMISNPVNSTVPIAAEVFKKAGTYDEKKLFGVTTLDVVRAKTFYAGKAGVPVTDVNVPVVGGHAGITILPLFSQATPASNSLSQEDIEALTKRTQDGGTEVVEAKAGKGSATLSMAYAGAVFADACLKGLNGVPDIVECSFVQSTVTELPFFASKVRLGKNGVEEVLGLGELNDFEKKGLENLKGELKASIEKGIKFAHGN; via the exons ATGAGGTCGGCTCTGCTGAAGTCCACGTCCGAGCtcctccgccgcagccgccgcggctACGCCTCCTCGGCCAACCCGGAGCGGAAGGTGGCCGTCctgggcgcggcgggcggcatcGGGCAGCCCCTCTCGCTCCTCATGAAGCTCAACCCGCTCGTGTCCTCCCTCTCGCTCTACGATATCGCGGGGAcccccggcgtcgccgccgacgtctCCCACATCAACTCCCCGGCCTTT GTGAAGGGGTTCATGGGGGATGACCAGCTCGGGGAGGCGCTGGAGGGGTCCGACGTCGTGATCATCCCCGCCGGGGTGCCCAGGAAGCCAGGCATGACCAGGGACGACCTCTTCAACATCAACGCCGGCATCGTTAAGGCCCTCTGCACCGCCATCGCCAAGCACTGCCCAAAC GCTCTTGTCAATATGATCAGCAACCCTGTCAACTCCACTGTCCCAATTGCAGCAGAGGTTTTCAAGAAGGCTGGTACTTATGATGAGAAGAAGCTGTTTGGTGTGACCACTCTTGATGTTGTTCGTGCTAAAACCTTTTATGCTGGAAAGGCGGGCGTGCCAGTTACTG ACGTGAATGTTCCTGTTGTCGGGGGCCATGCGGGTATTACTATTCTGCCACTCTTCTCACAG GCCACTCCTGCAAGCAATTCATTGTCCCAAGAAGACATTGAGGCCCTTACCAAGAGGACACAAGATGGTGGTACGGAGGTTGTTGAAGCAAAGGCTGGAAAGGGATCCGCAACATTGTCCATGGC ATATGCTGGTGCTGTTTTTGCAGATGCATGCTTGAAAGGTTTGAATGGAGTTCCTGACATTGTAGAGTGCTCTTTTGTGCAATCAACTGTGACAGAGTTGCCCTTCTTTGCCTCCAAG GTACGGCTCGGCAAGAACGGAGTGGAGGAAGTGCTTGGTCTGGGGGAGCTCAACGACTTTGAGAAGAAGGGACTGGAAAACCTCAAGGGCGAGCTCAAGGCATCCATTGAGAAGGGTATCAAGTTCGCCCACGGGAACTAG